One segment of Bacillus alkalisoli DNA contains the following:
- a CDS encoding globin domain-containing protein, with the protein MVNNITSPFDAIGGEPVIHKLVDAFYTKVSQHPDLAPIFPDDLTETARKQKQFLTQYLGGPSLYTSEHGHPMLRARHMPFDITPKRAQAWIKCMNEAMDEIDLSGPHREEFFARLVLTAQHMINTPDQPEEKEDQREL; encoded by the coding sequence ATGGTCAATAATATAACGTCACCTTTTGACGCAATTGGTGGAGAACCCGTTATTCATAAGTTAGTTGATGCTTTTTACACAAAAGTTAGTCAGCATCCTGATTTAGCTCCGATTTTCCCAGATGATTTGACGGAAACAGCTAGAAAACAAAAGCAGTTTCTTACTCAATATTTAGGTGGGCCAAGCCTATATACTTCGGAGCATGGACATCCAATGTTACGCGCAAGACATATGCCTTTTGACATTACACCGAAGAGAGCCCAGGCTTGGATAAAGTGTATGAACGAAGCGATGGATGAAATAGATTTATCTGGGCCACATCGCGAAGAATTTTTTGCGAGGTTAGTATTAACTGCTCAGCATATGATAAATACACCGGATCAACCAGAAGAAAAGGAAGATCAACGTGAATTGTAA
- a CDS encoding ClpXP adapter SpxH family protein, with amino-acid sequence MNCNDKQLFYLNAIRHTTNKPIEIYLFIDPLCPECWALEPALKKLQMEYGQYFTIKHVVSGCLANINLTKKHHAASMAKVWETTANRSGMSCDGTIWIENPIASPYIASVAIKAAELQGRRAGIKYLRKLQEVLFLEKQDITNVSVLKECAKSVNLDIKEFSRDLKSESATKALQCDMKITKEMDVSEIPSLVFFNENIEAEGIKVSGYHSYDVYVEILQDMIGASLNPADLPSLEEFLMQFSFVATKEIAVVYNTTEPIVEKEMKKLLIQQKVEKVPVKYGTFWRYIGN; translated from the coding sequence GTGAATTGTAATGATAAGCAACTCTTTTACTTAAATGCAATTAGGCATACAACAAATAAGCCGATTGAAATTTACTTATTCATTGATCCGTTATGTCCAGAATGTTGGGCATTAGAACCTGCTTTAAAGAAATTACAGATGGAGTACGGGCAATATTTTACTATTAAACATGTTGTAAGTGGTTGCCTCGCAAATATTAATTTAACAAAAAAACATCATGCGGCTTCCATGGCAAAAGTTTGGGAAACAACCGCAAACCGTTCAGGAATGTCTTGTGATGGCACTATTTGGATAGAAAATCCGATAGCTTCTCCTTATATTGCCTCTGTAGCTATTAAAGCGGCAGAGTTGCAAGGAAGACGTGCAGGGATAAAGTATTTACGAAAACTGCAGGAAGTTTTATTTTTAGAAAAACAAGACATTACAAATGTGAGTGTTCTTAAAGAGTGTGCGAAATCTGTGAATTTAGATATAAAGGAATTTTCAAGAGACCTTAAATCGGAAAGTGCAACAAAAGCGTTGCAATGTGATATGAAAATTACAAAAGAAATGGATGTTAGTGAAATACCTTCTTTAGTTTTCTTTAACGAAAATATTGAAGCGGAAGGTATAAAAGTTTCTGGCTATCATTCCTATGACGTGTATGTTGAAATTTTGCAAGATATGATAGGTGCTTCACTAAATCCAGCTGACCTTCCTTCTCTTGAGGAGTTTTTAATGCAATTTTCGTTTGTTGCTACGAAAGAAATTGCTGTTGTATACAACACAACGGAACCTATCGTAGAAAAAGAAATGAAGAAATTATTAATTCAACAAAAAGTAGAAAAAGTTCCAGTAAAGTATGGTACGTTCTGGCGTTATATTGGAAATTAA
- the pepF gene encoding oligoendopeptidase F, translating to MAETAVKKLQERKDIAVDDTWRLEDIFSSDQEWEKEFEDVKNMIGKINEFQGKLSSSANDLFEALQYQDSISSRLGKLYTYAHMRYDQDTTNSFYQGLNDRASNLYTQVASALSFIVPEILSMEEEKLSSFLQEKEELQLYKHALEEINLQRPHVLSAKEEALLAQASEVMAAPSTTFGMLNNADLTFPSVKDENGEETEITHGRYIRFLESENGQVREDAFKAVYETYGKYKNTFSSTLGGAVKKDNFNAKVRNYNSARHAALSNNNIPESVYDNLVETVNKNLHLLHRYIDLRKKVLGVDELHMYDLYTPLVKDANMKVSYEQAQEYLLKGLAPLGQEYLDIVKEGFDNRWVDVHENKGKRSGAYSSGTFGTNPYILMNWQDNVNNLFTLAHEFGHSVHSYYTRKTQPYPYGNYSIFVAEVASTCNEALLNDYLLKTIDDEKKQLYLLNHYLEGFRGTVFRQTMFAEFEHKIHMLAQEGQALTADLLTETYYELNKKYFGENIHIDKEIGLEWARIPHFYYNYYVYQYATGYSAATALSKQILDEGTPAVERYLEFLKAGSSDYPIEVLKKAGVDMTQSTPIEEACKVFEEKLIEMENLLS from the coding sequence ATGGCAGAAACAGCTGTAAAAAAACTACAAGAACGAAAAGATATTGCAGTAGATGATACATGGAGATTAGAAGATATTTTTTCATCTGACCAAGAGTGGGAAAAAGAATTTGAAGATGTAAAAAATATGATTGGAAAAATAAACGAATTCCAAGGAAAACTTTCTTCTTCAGCAAACGATTTATTTGAGGCATTACAATATCAAGATAGCATTTCGAGTCGCCTTGGAAAGTTATATACATATGCTCATATGCGCTACGATCAAGACACAACAAATTCCTTTTATCAAGGATTAAATGACAGAGCTTCTAACCTTTATACACAAGTGGCTAGTGCTTTATCATTTATCGTTCCTGAAATTCTTTCTATGGAAGAAGAAAAACTGTCTAGTTTTTTACAAGAAAAAGAAGAATTACAATTATACAAACATGCACTTGAAGAAATTAACTTGCAACGTCCACACGTTCTTTCTGCAAAAGAAGAAGCGTTATTAGCACAAGCATCAGAAGTGATGGCAGCTCCTTCTACGACATTTGGAATGTTAAACAATGCTGACTTAACATTCCCATCTGTTAAAGATGAGAATGGAGAGGAAACAGAAATTACGCACGGTCGTTACATTCGCTTTTTAGAAAGTGAAAATGGACAGGTAAGAGAAGATGCATTTAAAGCTGTATATGAAACATATGGTAAGTACAAAAATACTTTCTCTAGTACGCTTGGTGGTGCAGTGAAGAAAGATAATTTCAATGCAAAAGTTCGTAATTACAACTCTGCTCGCCATGCTGCATTAAGCAACAACAACATCCCTGAGTCTGTATATGACAACTTAGTAGAAACGGTAAATAAAAATTTACACTTGCTTCACCGTTATATAGATTTACGTAAAAAAGTTCTAGGCGTTGATGAGTTACACATGTATGACCTTTATACTCCACTGGTTAAAGATGCGAACATGAAAGTTTCCTATGAACAAGCTCAAGAATATTTATTAAAAGGGCTAGCACCACTTGGTCAAGAATATTTAGATATCGTAAAAGAAGGTTTCGACAATCGTTGGGTTGACGTGCATGAAAACAAAGGAAAACGTTCAGGTGCCTATTCATCTGGAACATTTGGAACAAATCCATATATCTTAATGAACTGGCAAGATAATGTAAATAATTTATTTACGTTAGCACATGAGTTTGGACACTCAGTACACAGTTACTATACGAGAAAAACTCAGCCATATCCTTACGGAAACTACTCTATTTTTGTAGCAGAAGTTGCGTCCACTTGTAATGAAGCGTTATTAAACGATTACTTATTAAAAACAATTGATGATGAGAAAAAACAACTATACTTGCTAAACCATTACTTAGAAGGTTTCCGAGGTACAGTATTCCGTCAAACAATGTTTGCTGAATTTGAACATAAGATTCACATGTTAGCTCAAGAAGGTCAAGCGTTGACAGCAGATTTATTAACGGAAACGTATTATGAGTTGAATAAAAAATACTTTGGTGAGAATATTCATATTGATAAAGAAATTGGTTTAGAGTGGGCAAGAATTCCTCATTTCTATTACAATTACTACGTATATCAATATGCAACAGGATATAGTGCAGCAACTGCATTAAGTAAGCAAATTCTTGATGAAGGTACACCTGCAGTTGAAAGGTATTTAGAATTCTTAAAAGCAGGAAGCTCTGACTATCCAATCGAAGTATTGAAAAAAGCTGGAGTAGATATGACACAAAGTACACCGATTGAAGAAGCATGTAAAGTATTCGAAGAAAAACTAATCGAAATGGAAAACCTACTTTCATAA
- a CDS encoding competence protein CoiA, whose translation MFVAKRKNGEFVTLLYGKKEDVMELKKVERFYCPACNSEVIPKLGEIVRYHFAHVRKECSTSSESESLYHLEGKRKLYELLQNTGEVSIEHYIKETNQRVDLLFKKEEKTFAIEFQCSNLSIADLQKRTLLYESQNLIPVWILSKKRFRSLYTLSSINTTNWLFLQKNNYLKFPYIICFCPVETVFYYLFPFYPFSSQKTFITIYKSKQLIVDNFSNTPSLPDWKTKWLQYKRNWRYEYCLYRNLIHLKNFCYGKYGVPLSEIPAVIGIPVREQYVIETPLIEWQTYIYFSCIHRTPVGSTVSFTSIYNHFLKLIHFKKVKLRSLPLIKEMNISNPIKSYLNTLCGLGILEEVSTGIYEKKENPITPRTIDQAIKEDKMVLSRITLSF comes from the coding sequence ATGTTTGTAGCAAAAAGAAAGAATGGAGAGTTTGTTACGTTGCTTTACGGAAAAAAAGAAGATGTTATGGAGTTAAAAAAAGTAGAAAGGTTCTATTGTCCAGCTTGCAACAGCGAAGTTATTCCGAAGCTTGGTGAGATAGTGAGATATCATTTTGCACATGTTCGCAAAGAATGTTCCACATCTTCAGAAAGTGAATCACTGTATCATTTAGAAGGAAAAAGAAAGTTGTACGAACTGTTACAAAATACTGGTGAGGTCTCCATTGAACATTACATAAAAGAAACGAATCAGCGAGTGGACCTATTGTTTAAAAAAGAGGAGAAAACATTTGCGATAGAATTTCAATGCTCTAACCTATCAATTGCTGACCTTCAGAAAAGAACATTATTATATGAATCCCAAAATTTAATTCCAGTATGGATACTCTCAAAAAAACGTTTTCGCTCTCTGTATACTCTATCCTCGATTAATACTACAAATTGGCTTTTTCTACAAAAGAATAACTATCTAAAATTTCCTTATATTATTTGTTTTTGTCCAGTAGAAACTGTATTTTATTACCTTTTTCCTTTTTACCCGTTTTCGAGTCAAAAAACCTTTATTACTATTTATAAAAGTAAACAGTTGATTGTAGATAATTTCTCTAATACGCCTTCGTTACCAGATTGGAAAACAAAATGGCTACAATATAAAAGAAATTGGCGTTATGAATATTGTTTGTATCGTAATCTCATTCATTTGAAGAATTTTTGTTACGGAAAATATGGTGTCCCACTTTCTGAAATTCCGGCGGTCATTGGCATACCTGTAAGAGAACAGTATGTTATAGAAACCCCATTAATAGAATGGCAAACATATATATATTTTAGTTGCATTCATAGAACACCAGTAGGCTCTACGGTATCATTTACATCGATTTATAATCATTTCTTAAAGCTAATTCACTTCAAGAAAGTCAAGCTTCGATCCCTTCCATTAATAAAAGAGATGAACATATCAAACCCAATTAAAAGTTATTTGAATACTTTATGTGGTTTAGGAATTTTAGAGGAAGTAAGTACTGGTATTTACGAAAAGAAAGAAAACCCTATTACTCCTAGAACAATTGATCAAGCGATCAAAGAAGATAAAATGGTTTTAAGCAGAATAACACTCTCGTTTTAA
- the cls gene encoding cardiolipin synthase: MKNTIRVAMFLLILLIIIYVTKSFWEGWILGVVSMLFTLSVLFIAFLIFMENRHPTRTLTWLVVLGSFPVLGFIFYMLFGRNVRKRRLFYKKALMDRQTAQKIEGERSYTEEEMLSLGDGHRTMFQLATNIGRSPISFSTDTEVLTDGEETFSKILEELEKATHHIHLVYYIVRHDEIGTKIKDVLIEKAKSGVNVRFLYDAVGSWTLSKKYIRDLRDAGVETIPFSPVRLPFFNNKINFRNHRKIIVIDGTVGFVGGLNVGDEYLGKNEYFGFWRDTHLLVKGEAVRTLQLIFLQDWYYMTEQSLLTQSYLSPNLSEHRNYGGVQMIAGGPDQEWEVIKSLFFSMITSARKSIWIASPYFVPDDDIFTALKVAALSGVDVKVLIPNRPDKKIVFYASRSYFPEMLAAGVKIFEYEKGFLHAKIVIVDEEVASIGTANMDMRSFHLNFEVNAFLYHTESLKKLVSDYENDLLTSKPLVKEVFENRPFHHKVFESLSRLLSPLL; the protein is encoded by the coding sequence TTGAAAAATACAATACGCGTAGCCATGTTCTTATTAATACTATTAATTATTATCTATGTTACGAAAAGTTTTTGGGAAGGATGGATACTTGGTGTTGTATCCATGTTATTTACTCTTTCGGTCTTGTTTATTGCTTTTTTGATTTTTATGGAAAATCGACACCCAACAAGAACATTAACATGGCTTGTTGTTTTAGGTAGTTTTCCTGTCCTAGGGTTTATTTTTTATATGTTATTCGGGCGCAATGTACGGAAAAGACGTCTATTTTATAAAAAGGCTTTAATGGATAGACAAACGGCACAAAAAATTGAAGGTGAACGAAGCTACACAGAAGAAGAAATGCTGTCGTTAGGTGATGGGCATCGAACGATGTTTCAACTAGCAACAAATATTGGTAGAAGTCCAATCTCTTTTTCGACAGATACGGAAGTTTTGACAGATGGAGAAGAGACCTTCAGTAAAATTTTAGAAGAACTAGAAAAAGCGACTCATCATATACATCTCGTATACTACATCGTAAGACATGATGAAATTGGTACGAAGATAAAGGATGTATTAATAGAAAAAGCGAAGAGCGGGGTAAATGTAAGGTTTTTGTATGATGCTGTGGGAAGTTGGACCCTTTCTAAAAAATATATAAGAGATTTAAGGGATGCTGGTGTAGAAACTATACCTTTTTCTCCAGTTAGACTACCTTTTTTCAATAATAAAATAAACTTTCGTAATCACCGGAAAATTATTGTTATAGACGGTACAGTTGGTTTTGTTGGTGGGTTAAACGTCGGGGACGAGTATTTAGGTAAAAATGAGTATTTTGGATTTTGGAGGGACACCCACCTTTTAGTAAAGGGAGAGGCAGTAAGGACACTTCAGTTAATCTTTTTACAAGATTGGTATTACATGACAGAGCAATCGCTGTTAACACAAAGCTACTTATCCCCTAACTTATCTGAACATAGAAATTACGGCGGAGTACAGATGATTGCAGGTGGACCAGATCAAGAATGGGAAGTTATAAAAAGTTTATTTTTCTCAATGATTACATCTGCTCGTAAGTCTATTTGGATTGCTTCTCCATACTTTGTACCCGATGATGATATTTTTACTGCCTTAAAAGTGGCTGCCTTAAGCGGTGTCGACGTAAAAGTACTTATTCCTAACAGACCAGATAAAAAAATAGTATTTTACGCTTCCAGGTCTTACTTTCCAGAAATGTTAGCGGCAGGTGTGAAAATTTTTGAATATGAAAAAGGATTTTTACATGCAAAAATCGTAATAGTAGATGAAGAGGTGGCTTCGATTGGAACAGCTAACATGGATATGAGAAGTTTCCATTTGAACTTTGAAGTAAATGCGTTTCTTTACCATACAGAAAGTTTAAAGAAACTAGTATCAGACTATGAAAATGACTTGCTTACTTCCAAACCGTTAGTGAAGGAAGTTTTTGAAAACAGACCGTTTCACCATAAAGTGTTTGAGTCATTATCAAGACTACTTTCCCCTTTACTTTAG
- the mecA gene encoding adaptor protein MecA, with product MEIERINDHTVKFYISYGDIEERGFDREEIWYNRERSEELFWEMMDEAHDEEDFTIDGPLWIQVQALDKGLEIIVTLAQLSKDGKNFEVPVSDDKKIDIPVDERIESLLDQHFNPSKNSSPKEETVETEEDMLQFMIKFKDLEDVISVSHLLKARENITNSLYFFEKKYYLYVDFSSEHYSDEDIDNVLSILLEHGEETQMTIHRLAEYGAAVSEDNAMAEIASHFSL from the coding sequence ATGGAGATAGAACGTATTAATGATCATACTGTAAAATTTTACATTTCGTATGGCGATATAGAAGAGCGTGGATTTGACCGGGAAGAAATTTGGTATAACCGGGAAAGAAGTGAAGAATTGTTTTGGGAAATGATGGATGAAGCTCATGATGAGGAGGATTTTACCATTGATGGGCCGCTTTGGATTCAAGTGCAAGCGTTAGATAAAGGGTTAGAAATAATCGTTACGCTCGCTCAACTTTCTAAAGATGGTAAAAACTTTGAGGTTCCAGTTTCAGACGATAAAAAAATTGATATACCAGTAGATGAAAGAATTGAATCTCTATTAGACCAGCATTTTAACCCTTCCAAGAATTCTTCACCTAAAGAAGAGACAGTCGAAACGGAAGAAGATATGCTTCAGTTTATGATTAAGTTCAAAGATTTAGAGGATGTTATTTCTGTTTCCCATCTTTTAAAAGCAAGAGAAAATATAACAAACTCACTCTATTTCTTCGAAAAAAAATATTACCTCTATGTTGATTTCTCTTCTGAACATTATTCAGATGAAGATATTGATAATGTGTTAAGCATATTATTAGAGCACGGGGAAGAAACGCAAATGACAATTCATCGTCTAGCTGAATATGGTGCGGCTGTAAGTGAAGATAACGCGATGGCAGAAATAGCTAGTCATTTCTCTTTATAA
- a CDS encoding TerC family protein, with protein MEFELITSILIIIGIDIVLGGDNAILIAMACRNLPDKHRNKAIIIGTLLAVVCRVLLTVVAVYLLSIPFLQFVGGVLLIYIAIGLIKKQSDSVEIRGSTSLLAAIKTVVIADIIMGVDNVMAVAGAAHGQFKLVVIGLLFSIPIIVWGSKIILYLMERYPIIVYIGAAILAFTAGKMMMNEPMIQHVVFLPSLKELFPFLTILFVLSFVLVQKFSGPKTSSSV; from the coding sequence GTGGAATTTGAATTAATTACATCTATATTAATAATAATTGGCATTGATATTGTTCTTGGTGGGGATAACGCAATACTAATCGCCATGGCTTGTCGTAATTTACCCGATAAGCACCGAAATAAGGCGATTATTATAGGAACGCTACTGGCTGTAGTTTGTCGCGTCCTATTAACTGTAGTCGCAGTATATTTACTTTCTATTCCTTTCTTACAGTTTGTTGGTGGAGTTTTACTAATTTATATTGCTATAGGGTTGATAAAAAAACAGTCCGATTCCGTAGAAATAAGAGGAAGTACTTCTCTATTGGCGGCAATTAAAACAGTTGTCATTGCAGATATTATAATGGGTGTTGATAATGTAATGGCGGTTGCTGGTGCTGCTCACGGTCAATTTAAATTAGTTGTGATTGGTCTTCTATTTTCTATCCCGATTATCGTTTGGGGTAGTAAAATCATCCTTTATTTAATGGAAAGGTATCCTATTATTGTTTATATTGGTGCAGCCATTTTGGCTTTTACTGCTGGGAAAATGATGATGAATGAGCCAATGATACAACATGTTGTATTCTTACCTAGTTTAAAAGAACTATTTCCGTTTTTGACTATCCTATTCGTATTATCGTTTGTTTTAGTCCAAAAATTTTCGGGTCCGAAAACCAGTTCATCGGTTTAA
- the spxA gene encoding transcriptional regulator SpxA → MVTVYTSPSCTSCRKAKNWLEENDIPYVERNIFSESLSIDEIKEILRMTEEGTDEIISTRSKIFQKLNINVESMPLQELYKVIKEHPGLLRRPIIIDEKRLQVGYNEDEIRRFLPRKVRTYQLRQAQKLVNG, encoded by the coding sequence ATGGTAACGGTATATACATCTCCAAGTTGTACTTCATGTCGTAAGGCGAAAAATTGGTTAGAGGAAAATGATATTCCATACGTGGAAAGAAATATTTTCTCAGAGTCACTATCTATAGATGAAATTAAGGAAATCTTAAGAATGACAGAAGAGGGGACAGATGAGATTATCTCTACCCGATCAAAGATTTTCCAAAAATTAAATATTAATGTAGAGTCAATGCCTTTGCAAGAGCTTTACAAAGTGATAAAAGAACATCCTGGTTTATTAAGAAGACCAATTATCATAGACGAAAAAAGATTACAAGTTGGATACAACGAAGACGAAATCCGTCGGTTCTTACCAAGAAAAGTACGTACGTATCAACTACGTCAAGCACAGAAGTTAGTAAACGGATAA
- a CDS encoding efflux RND transporter periplasmic adaptor subunit: MNKYWQLALLFIILMFFTACSQKEITSQSTENNKIPITVATVSEKTISNTIELTGTALPSVQVPLVTTSPLTVEKVHVRIGDTVSKGQLIVTLDSQAADEQVKQAKNAINELENALSKMKEVEKAAQNQASIADIPKLQEELNLSLQKSQSLLEGVETGAVTSLDLIQSTVDVMIKQAQLATAASQLQQIPSFNTAELEVQLQQARNGLKQAEQLADLTKITSPIDGVVADLNVVEDGIATPQLPVATIIQLNTIDATFAVNSYQVSKVKSGQKATVIFEGISEPFSSEIDIVSPTVDMQTNMFTVTIRISNTDRDILGGMRATAFVNIDELESETVVPVEAILYEENDPYVFLIEGEKAVRQNVLLGFRDDEVVQVLEGLSINDTVALNGKERLKDGVEILIQESDRD; encoded by the coding sequence TTGAATAAGTATTGGCAACTTGCACTCCTATTTATAATTCTTATGTTTTTTACTGCTTGTTCTCAGAAAGAAATAACAAGCCAAAGTACGGAAAATAACAAAATTCCAATAACAGTAGCAACTGTTTCTGAAAAAACGATAAGTAATACGATTGAGCTTACTGGTACAGCTCTACCTAGCGTTCAAGTACCACTTGTTACAACTTCCCCCCTCACCGTAGAAAAAGTCCATGTAAGAATTGGCGACACTGTTTCAAAAGGTCAATTAATCGTTACGCTTGATTCACAAGCTGCAGACGAACAAGTGAAACAAGCAAAAAACGCAATAAACGAGTTAGAAAATGCTCTTTCTAAAATGAAAGAAGTAGAAAAAGCGGCACAAAATCAAGCTTCTATTGCTGATATACCCAAATTACAAGAGGAATTAAACCTTTCTTTACAAAAATCACAAAGTTTATTAGAAGGTGTCGAAACAGGTGCTGTTACTTCTTTAGATTTAATCCAAAGCACTGTCGATGTCATGATAAAACAAGCGCAACTTGCAACTGCCGCTAGCCAACTGCAACAAATCCCTTCCTTTAATACAGCTGAACTAGAAGTACAATTACAACAAGCAAGGAATGGATTAAAACAAGCGGAACAGTTAGCAGATCTGACAAAAATAACGAGTCCAATTGATGGAGTTGTTGCTGATTTAAATGTAGTAGAAGATGGGATTGCTACACCACAATTACCTGTTGCGACCATAATTCAACTAAATACGATTGATGCAACTTTTGCTGTGAATAGTTATCAAGTTAGTAAAGTAAAAAGTGGCCAAAAAGCTACTGTAATTTTTGAAGGTATAAGTGAACCTTTCTCTTCCGAAATTGATATTGTTTCACCAACTGTAGATATGCAAACTAATATGTTTACCGTTACTATTCGTATTAGCAATACCGATAGGGATATACTTGGCGGAATGAGAGCAACAGCTTTTGTAAACATTGATGAGCTTGAATCGGAAACAGTCGTTCCTGTAGAAGCTATTTTATATGAAGAAAATGATCCTTATGTATTTCTCATTGAAGGTGAAAAAGCAGTACGCCAAAACGTACTATTAGGTTTTAGAGATGATGAAGTAGTTCAAGTACTTGAAGGTTTATCTATAAATGACACTGTAGCTTTGAATGGAAAAGAAAGATTAAAAGATGGTGTTGAAATATTAATTCAAGAAAGTGATCGAGACTAA